One window of Klebsiella quasivariicola genomic DNA carries:
- the cobT gene encoding nicotinate-nucleotide--dimethylbenzimidazole phosphoribosyltransferase — MQNLNTVLRAIPAPDVDAMARAQHHIDGLLKPPGSLGRLEALAVQLAGMPGLGGQPQVAKKALLVMCADHGVWDEGVAISPKAVTAIQAANMTRGTTGVCVLAAQAGAKVHVIDVGIDSEPLPGVVNMRVARGCGNIARGPAMTREQGQELLLEVMRYTRVLAQEGVTLFGVGELGMANTTPAAAIVSVLTGSDAQEVVGIGANLPLAKVGNKVEVVRRAIAVNQPDPNDGLDVLSKVGGFDLLGMAGVMLGAATCGLPVVLDGFLSYAAALAACQIAPEVKPYLIPSHYSAEKGARIALAHLGLEPYLNMGMRLGEGSGAALAMPIVEAACAMYHRMGMLAASNIELPKG; from the coding sequence ATGCAAAATTTAAACACGGTTCTGCGGGCGATCCCCGCACCGGACGTCGACGCCATGGCGCGGGCACAACACCATATCGACGGCTTACTCAAGCCCCCCGGCAGCCTCGGGCGTCTGGAGGCGCTGGCGGTGCAGCTGGCGGGAATGCCCGGCCTGGGCGGTCAGCCGCAGGTGGCGAAAAAAGCCCTGCTGGTGATGTGCGCCGACCATGGGGTGTGGGACGAAGGGGTGGCGATTTCGCCGAAAGCGGTCACCGCTATCCAGGCGGCAAATATGACCCGCGGCACCACTGGCGTCTGCGTGCTCGCAGCGCAGGCCGGAGCGAAAGTGCATGTAATTGATGTCGGTATCGATAGCGAACCGCTGCCCGGGGTGGTGAATATGCGGGTGGCGCGGGGCTGCGGCAATATTGCCCGCGGTCCGGCCATGACCCGCGAGCAGGGGCAGGAGCTGTTGCTGGAGGTGATGCGTTATACCCGCGTCCTGGCACAGGAAGGCGTCACGCTGTTTGGCGTCGGCGAGCTGGGGATGGCCAATACCACGCCGGCGGCGGCGATCGTCAGCGTCCTGACCGGCAGCGATGCGCAGGAGGTGGTCGGAATTGGCGCCAATCTGCCGTTGGCGAAGGTCGGCAACAAGGTTGAGGTGGTGCGGCGGGCTATCGCCGTCAATCAGCCCGACCCGAATGATGGCCTCGATGTGCTGAGCAAAGTCGGCGGTTTCGATCTGCTGGGGATGGCGGGCGTGATGCTGGGAGCGGCGACCTGCGGGCTGCCGGTGGTGCTGGATGGCTTTCTTTCCTACGCCGCAGCGCTGGCGGCGTGCCAGATCGCGCCGGAGGTAAAACCGTATCTGATCCCGTCCCACTATTCGGCGGAGAAGGGGGCGCGTATCGCGCTGGCGCACCTGGGACTCGAACCGTATCTCAATATGGGTATGCGACTGGGCGAAGGCAGCGGCGCGGCGCTGGCGATGCCGATCGTCGAGGCGGCCTGCGCGATGTACCATCGCATGGGCATGCTGGCGGCAAGTAATATTGAGTTACCGAAGGGATAA
- the tssE gene encoding type VI secretion system baseplate subunit TssE, translating to MAASSLFEMLTFSFSGELPLEQVSERDQLILSVMDNMQRIINCRAGTLAHLPDYGLPDLSMIHQGMTAGIHGLIHQIEETLLRYEPRLSQLRVELQPQPRPGHLNYLIHAQLPDTGWIRFDGIFSAEGRIVLRHLKQQERA from the coding sequence ATGGCAGCATCTTCTTTATTTGAAATGCTGACTTTCAGCTTCAGTGGTGAGCTGCCGCTGGAGCAGGTCAGCGAGCGGGATCAGCTTATTCTTTCCGTTATGGACAACATGCAGCGCATCATCAACTGCCGGGCAGGAACGCTGGCGCATTTACCGGATTATGGTTTGCCGGATCTCAGCATGATTCATCAGGGAATGACCGCGGGTATTCATGGTTTGATACACCAGATAGAAGAGACGTTACTGCGCTATGAACCCCGCCTGAGCCAGTTGCGTGTGGAGTTGCAGCCGCAGCCCCGTCCGGGTCACCTTAATTACCTTATTCATGCCCAACTTCCCGATACCGGCTGGATACGCTTTGATGGTATATTTTCTGCGGAAGGCCGGATTGTGCTGCGTCATCTCAAACAGCAGGAGCGCGCGTGA
- the tssF gene encoding type VI secretion system baseplate subunit TssF, which translates to MDDLTQRYYEAEMRYLREAGKEFAQAYPDRAAMLNLDKPGARDPYVERLFEGFAFLMGRLREKLDDDLPELTEGLVSLLWPHYLRTIPSLSVVELLTDHRQMKQSETLRDFQVLSRPVGEHRARCCYSATRDITLLPLALPEVSLQYEQDGRSVIRLRFECSPLAGDGSQIDLSRLPLYLNADSPLACALHRALTLGVQQIWFRLPGEERRTLDGYFSPMGFGKDDPLWPKGESAFSGYQLLLEYFTFREKFMFVALNGLENVVWPAGMSGFEIDVVLAESWSHDLPFSTENIRLHCVPVINLFPLEADPLHLSPLENEYLLRPMRIQDGHTEIYSVDNIISSRHTGSQAYVPFSSFRHRGGMLRHDSPERYYHTRVKRGPSGLHDTWLILGGDAFDIDRLLEDETLSLSLTGTNGQLPRKALQSTVLDTPVYATQHTLRVRNLCAPTQPCYPPARDRFHWRVLSHLGSNFLSMMDNAEILRGTLALYDWTESEMNRRRLEAIVDVQHHLIQRFEKGFLLRGVDIQVTLDSNGFAGEGDITLFGELLHRFFALYADIHLFTQLTLILQPTGKCLQWTEHHSQRVPG; encoded by the coding sequence ATGGACGACCTGACCCAACGCTATTACGAAGCCGAAATGCGCTACCTGCGTGAAGCGGGTAAAGAGTTTGCGCAAGCGTATCCTGATCGCGCCGCTATGCTCAATCTCGATAAGCCCGGCGCGCGCGACCCTTATGTCGAACGTCTCTTCGAAGGTTTCGCCTTCCTGATGGGCCGCCTGCGGGAAAAACTGGATGACGATCTACCTGAACTGACTGAGGGGCTGGTGAGCCTCCTGTGGCCTCATTATCTGCGTACAATCCCGTCGCTGTCGGTGGTGGAACTGTTAACCGATCATCGGCAAATGAAGCAGAGCGAAACACTGAGGGATTTTCAGGTGCTCTCGAGGCCCGTCGGCGAACACCGGGCACGTTGCTGCTACAGCGCCACGCGGGATATCACCCTGCTTCCGCTGGCTTTACCAGAGGTGTCGTTACAGTACGAACAGGATGGACGCTCGGTTATCCGTCTGCGCTTTGAGTGCAGCCCGCTGGCTGGCGACGGGTCACAGATTGATTTATCGAGACTGCCGCTCTATCTCAATGCGGACAGTCCGCTGGCTTGTGCATTACACCGGGCGCTGACGCTGGGGGTGCAGCAAATCTGGTTTCGCCTGCCGGGGGAGGAACGTCGGACACTGGACGGTTATTTTTCCCCGATGGGGTTCGGTAAGGACGATCCGCTCTGGCCAAAAGGCGAATCGGCCTTCAGCGGCTACCAACTACTACTGGAGTATTTCACCTTCCGCGAGAAGTTTATGTTTGTCGCCCTCAACGGGCTGGAGAATGTGGTCTGGCCGGCAGGAATGAGTGGATTCGAAATTGACGTGGTGCTCGCGGAAAGCTGGTCTCACGATCTGCCGTTCAGCACCGAAAATATCCGCCTGCACTGCGTACCGGTGATCAACCTGTTCCCCCTGGAAGCCGATCCACTGCATCTTTCTCCGCTGGAAAATGAATACTTGCTGCGCCCCATGCGTATTCAGGACGGGCATACGGAAATTTACTCCGTTGATAATATTATTTCTTCGCGACACACCGGCAGTCAGGCATATGTGCCCTTTTCCAGTTTTCGCCACCGGGGCGGGATGTTGCGTCATGATTCGCCGGAACGTTATTACCATACGCGGGTAAAACGCGGCCCTTCCGGTTTGCATGATACCTGGCTGATCCTTGGGGGCGACGCATTCGATATCGACCGCCTGCTGGAAGACGAAACCCTGTCCCTGAGTCTGACCGGCACCAACGGTCAGCTTCCGCGTAAAGCGCTGCAGAGCACGGTGCTGGACACCCCCGTCTACGCCACGCAGCATACACTGCGGGTGCGCAACCTGTGCGCGCCGACGCAGCCCTGTTATCCCCCGGCGCGTGACCGTTTCCACTGGCGGGTTCTCAGCCACTTAGGCTCCAACTTCCTGTCAATGATGGACAACGCCGAAATCTTGCGCGGCACGCTGGCGCTGTACGACTGGACGGAAAGCGAAATGAACCGACGCCGTCTGGAGGCAATCGTTGACGTTCAGCATCACCTGATTCAGCGTTTTGAAAAAGGTTTTCTACTGCGCGGCGTGGATATTCAGGTCACGCTGGACAGCAACGGTTTCGCCGGCGAAGGCGATATCACCCTGTTTGGCGAACTGCTGCACCGCTTTTTCGCCCTGTATGCCGACATCCACTTATTTACTCAGTTGACGCTGATTCTGCAACCTACAGGAAAATGTTTGCAATGGACAGAACACCACAGCCAGCGCGTACCGGGCTGA
- the tssG gene encoding type VI secretion system baseplate subunit TssG — protein MDRTPQPARTGLTERLAPDINRINFYRFCQLLEQSQPQTPLLGSTTNPADDPVRFRPHPGMGFPVSELKSVEQDLDHPDAPPTVRTMFLGLYGVDSPLPTAYLDYIAQRRDGHEAMMAFLDIFNHRFITQYYRIWRKYNYPTSFEPGAVDNISRCLLGLIGLGIPGSENHIATPVSRFLALLSVMRLPTRTAEGITALVRLLAPQTKATVIPHDPQQIVLPEPAGLSKRSRICLKTRALLGNTGTDVNSQLLLKLYTEDDGEARGWLPGGQLHTDLLVLLRVYLGWRYQARLQLTLPVSLLPPAQLGKQRVQVSRTGVLRASFAAPVAGTVTVSLGRYQGLMPTSSTRNRESVTHVSYTL, from the coding sequence ATGGACAGAACACCACAGCCAGCGCGTACCGGGCTGACGGAAAGGCTTGCTCCGGACATTAACCGAATTAACTTTTACCGTTTCTGCCAGCTTCTTGAACAAAGCCAACCACAGACGCCACTGCTGGGGAGCACAACCAATCCGGCAGACGATCCCGTCCGTTTTCGTCCACATCCGGGGATGGGGTTCCCGGTAAGCGAACTAAAAAGCGTCGAACAGGATTTGGATCATCCTGACGCGCCACCCACGGTGCGCACCATGTTTCTGGGGCTGTACGGTGTGGATTCACCGCTGCCGACAGCCTATCTCGACTACATCGCGCAGCGCCGGGACGGCCATGAAGCGATGATGGCGTTTCTGGACATTTTTAACCATCGCTTTATCACTCAGTACTATCGTATCTGGCGCAAATATAATTACCCTACGTCGTTTGAACCGGGAGCCGTGGATAATATTTCCCGCTGCCTGCTGGGGTTGATTGGTTTGGGCATTCCCGGCAGCGAAAATCATATCGCCACGCCGGTCTCGCGTTTTCTGGCATTACTCAGCGTGATGCGTCTGCCGACGCGTACAGCAGAAGGCATAACGGCGCTGGTCAGATTACTGGCCCCCCAGACGAAAGCGACAGTTATCCCGCACGATCCACAACAGATTGTCCTGCCTGAACCTGCGGGTTTATCAAAAAGATCGCGTATTTGCCTGAAAACTCGGGCACTGCTGGGCAACACCGGCACTGACGTTAACAGCCAGTTACTGCTGAAGCTATATACCGAAGACGACGGAGAGGCACGCGGCTGGCTGCCGGGCGGGCAACTACATACCGACCTGCTGGTGCTGTTGCGTGTCTATCTGGGCTGGCGCTACCAGGCCCGCCTGCAACTGACCTTGCCCGTCAGTCTGCTGCCTCCGGCACAGTTGGGAAAACAGCGCGTTCAGGTAAGCCGAACGGGCGTGCTGCGGGCATCTTTTGCTGCCCCAGTCGCCGGTACGGTCACGGTCAGTCTCGGGCGTTATCAGGGACTCATGCCCACATCATCCACCCGCAACAGGGAGAGTGTTACTCATGTTTCTTACACCCTATAA
- a CDS encoding PAAR domain-containing protein, with protein MARRLARLGDKTTYGYVASATSSIIDGKKLALNGDRAWCNKCKGMFGIVGTARGWSEDSLFVGNGDRVACKCANNQVIATSDLFDECGGTENHTTSGKTNNLTAASTKPQNKKYSHQIKLLTKEDDVGLEGIPYVFILSDSTFRKGKTNPNGETERIYTDAPEKVTVLVGKLAYSWEKRGGNFGSLKEINERKIELMTAEQEPVENVQWITGRDYIVVVAARTKFKDSMGNQYRFVNCGLRQLRLFPEVNKDNYSIQRIFLMFQQGYVEKDIELINEYVEALSGRVVYVKDKAEFIKFLNSRKDKNRVIKEMVILCHGIIDTASFHYHHENKGKEKTGEFKSRDVVDVQEAVFDYDAVVTTYACRAGISVDGKDLTGMDAGQENSPAQKMADCWDVSVRAFEMRSDYSSIYGTKKEIRAAENYEDVIEEYEESLSGYNKKKANSDVDITPPQKPENYDEMSKRYDDVTARDANAKRGAGPIAPNGAWRMPGTGDSPEGLKEGLQTYQPGEWTL; from the coding sequence ATGGCGCGAAGGCTGGCAAGACTGGGAGATAAAACGACATACGGCTATGTGGCAAGCGCTACGTCATCGATCATAGACGGCAAAAAACTGGCGCTGAATGGCGACAGGGCGTGGTGTAACAAGTGCAAAGGGATGTTCGGGATTGTCGGCACGGCGCGTGGGTGGTCTGAGGATTCGCTCTTTGTCGGTAACGGCGACCGTGTGGCGTGTAAATGCGCGAACAATCAGGTGATTGCCACTTCGGATTTGTTTGATGAATGTGGTGGCACGGAAAACCATACCACATCAGGCAAGACGAATAATCTTACCGCAGCAAGTACAAAGCCGCAGAATAAAAAATACAGCCATCAGATAAAACTTTTAACGAAAGAGGATGACGTTGGTTTAGAGGGTATCCCTTATGTATTCATTCTGAGTGATAGTACCTTCAGAAAAGGGAAAACGAATCCGAACGGGGAAACGGAGCGAATTTATACGGATGCGCCGGAGAAGGTTACGGTGTTAGTTGGTAAGCTGGCGTATTCTTGGGAAAAAAGAGGCGGCAACTTCGGTTCATTAAAGGAGATAAATGAAAGAAAAATTGAACTGATGACAGCTGAGCAGGAGCCGGTTGAAAATGTTCAGTGGATTACTGGCCGGGATTATATTGTGGTGGTGGCCGCAAGAACGAAATTTAAAGATTCTATGGGGAATCAGTATCGTTTTGTAAACTGCGGATTGAGACAGCTACGGCTTTTTCCTGAAGTGAATAAAGATAATTATTCTATACAGCGTATTTTCCTGATGTTTCAGCAGGGATATGTGGAGAAAGACATTGAATTAATTAATGAATATGTTGAAGCATTAAGTGGTCGCGTGGTTTATGTGAAAGACAAGGCTGAATTTATTAAATTCCTGAACAGCAGAAAAGACAAGAACAGAGTAATTAAGGAGATGGTTATTCTGTGTCACGGAATTATCGACACTGCATCATTCCATTATCATCATGAAAATAAAGGAAAGGAAAAGACCGGTGAGTTTAAATCCAGAGATGTCGTTGACGTTCAGGAGGCTGTCTTTGATTATGATGCCGTTGTCACAACCTATGCCTGCCGGGCCGGTATTTCTGTTGATGGAAAAGACCTGACCGGAATGGATGCCGGACAGGAAAACAGTCCGGCACAAAAGATGGCGGATTGCTGGGACGTGAGTGTCAGAGCGTTTGAAATGCGGTCGGATTATTCATCGATTTACGGAACGAAAAAAGAAATACGTGCAGCAGAAAATTATGAAGATGTTATTGAAGAATACGAGGAAAGCCTGAGTGGATATAATAAGAAAAAGGCGAATAGTGATGTCGATATTACGCCGCCCCAGAAACCCGAAAATTATGATGAGATGTCAAAACGCTATGATGATGTCACAGCGAGAGATGCTAACGCTAAACGCGGTGCTGGTCCAATTGCGCCAAATGGTGCGTGGCGTATGCCGGGAACCGGGGATAGCCCAGAGGGGCTGAAAGAAGGATTACAGACCTATCAACCCGGAGAGTGGACATTGTGA
- the tssJ gene encoding type VI secretion system lipoprotein TssJ — protein MFLTPYKRHAVSVLAAATLLSGCGLTQRVTDGTKEVASAIFYKQIKTLHLDFVSRSALNTDAQDTPLSTMIHVWQLKTRERFDEANYDTLLMQEEKTLKSDVLAKHTVWMKPAGAVSLNVPLDKETQFVAIVGQFYHPDEQSNSWRLVLKRDELEADRPRTIELMRSDLRLLPLQDK, from the coding sequence ATGTTTCTTACACCCTATAAACGACATGCTGTCAGCGTACTTGCCGCCGCGACGCTGCTGAGCGGCTGCGGTCTGACCCAGAGAGTGACTGACGGCACTAAAGAAGTAGCATCGGCGATTTTCTACAAGCAGATCAAAACGCTGCATCTCGATTTTGTATCGCGCAGCGCGCTGAATACAGATGCACAAGACACACCGCTTTCCACGATGATCCATGTCTGGCAACTGAAAACACGTGAGCGTTTTGACGAGGCCAACTATGACACGCTGCTTATGCAGGAAGAAAAAACGCTGAAATCAGATGTACTGGCCAAACATACCGTCTGGATGAAGCCAGCGGGTGCGGTTTCCCTGAATGTCCCTCTGGATAAAGAGACCCAGTTTGTCGCCATCGTTGGTCAGTTTTATCACCCCGATGAACAAAGCAACAGTTGGCGACTGGTACTCAAAAGGGATGAACTGGAAGCTGACAGGCCCCGCACCATAGAGCTGATGAGAAGCGATCTCCGCCTGCTCCCCCTTCAGGATAAGTAA
- the cobU gene encoding bifunctional adenosylcobinamide kinase/adenosylcobinamide-phosphate guanylyltransferase — MLTLVTGGARSGKSRHAEALIADAPQVLYIATSQIFDDEMAARIQHHRDGRPAHWRTAERWQQLDELITPAIAPEEAILLECITTMVTNLLFALGGDSDPDGWNYAAMERAIDDEIGVLIAACQRCPAHVVLVTNEVGMGIVPENRLARHFRDIAGRVNQRLAAAADAVWLVVSGIGVKIK; from the coding sequence ATGCTGACTCTGGTTACCGGCGGCGCGCGCAGCGGTAAAAGCCGCCATGCCGAGGCGCTGATTGCCGATGCGCCGCAGGTGTTATATATCGCCACCTCGCAAATCTTTGACGACGAGATGGCCGCAAGGATCCAGCATCATCGCGACGGCAGGCCCGCCCACTGGCGCACCGCCGAGCGGTGGCAGCAGCTTGATGAACTGATCACCCCGGCTATCGCCCCAGAGGAGGCCATTCTGCTGGAGTGTATCACCACCATGGTTACCAACCTGCTGTTCGCGCTCGGCGGCGACAGCGACCCCGACGGCTGGAATTACGCCGCCATGGAACGGGCTATTGATGACGAAATTGGCGTGCTGATTGCCGCCTGTCAGCGCTGTCCGGCGCACGTGGTGCTGGTGACCAACGAGGTGGGGATGGGCATTGTGCCGGAGAACCGCCTGGCGCGGCATTTTCGCGATATCGCCGGGCGGGTCAATCAGCGCCTGGCGGCAGCGGCGGATGCGGTCTGGCTGGTGGTCTCCGGCATCGGCGTCAAAATCAAATAA